The proteins below come from a single Streptomyces tubercidicus genomic window:
- a CDS encoding penicillin-binding transpeptidase domain-containing protein: MIRCIRHTAAFSFLLLVALLVNAARVQVFETERYGTNPANRRQSIARYEQPRGAVLVAGRPVTGSRDSGGRLRYERTYTEGPLYAPVTGYSSQIYGTSLLESAEDGVLSGFDDRLATFPWWDQLTRTHRAGGSVHTTINPRMQRAAFEGLGGKKGAVAAIEPRTGRVLALVSTPSYDPGELSGNDAGVSASWHRLNGAGPRPMLNRALQETYPPGSTFKVVTAAAALESGAVTDIEARTDSPDPYPLPGTATLLGNAAEGCEDAPLKDAFRASCNTVFARLGAGIGLRKMAGMARRFGFNNTGLRIPSPVAPSNFDSRMDTSQVALSAIGQYDTAATPLQMAMVSATVANGGRLAPPSLVDKVTDARGVILSAGQPRPTQQVIGLVTAQRIQEMMIDVVAHGSGKRAAIKGVTVGGKTGTAQHGVRNEGTPYAWFISWAREKNGYEPAVAVAVVVEDAAADRADISGGGSAAPIARAVMAEAVR, from the coding sequence TTGATCCGCTGTATCCGGCACACCGCCGCGTTCTCCTTTCTGCTGCTCGTCGCGCTGCTGGTCAACGCGGCGCGGGTGCAGGTCTTCGAGACGGAGCGCTATGGCACGAACCCGGCCAACCGCCGGCAGTCGATCGCCCGTTACGAGCAGCCGCGCGGCGCCGTGCTCGTCGCGGGTCGTCCGGTCACCGGCTCCCGGGACAGCGGCGGGCGGCTGCGCTACGAGCGCACCTATACCGAGGGGCCGCTGTACGCGCCGGTCACCGGCTACTCCTCGCAGATCTACGGGACCTCGCTGCTGGAGAGCGCCGAGGACGGCGTCCTCTCCGGTTTCGACGACCGGCTCGCCACCTTCCCCTGGTGGGACCAGCTGACCCGTACCCACCGGGCGGGCGGCAGTGTCCACACCACCATCAACCCCCGGATGCAGCGCGCCGCGTTCGAGGGGCTGGGGGGCAAGAAGGGCGCGGTGGCCGCGATCGAGCCGCGTACGGGGCGGGTCCTGGCGCTGGTGAGCACGCCGTCGTACGACCCGGGTGAGCTGTCCGGCAACGACGCCGGGGTCAGCGCGTCCTGGCACCGGCTGAACGGCGCCGGGCCGCGGCCGATGCTCAACCGGGCCTTGCAGGAGACCTATCCGCCCGGCTCCACCTTCAAGGTCGTCACCGCGGCGGCCGCGCTGGAGAGCGGCGCGGTCACCGATATCGAGGCGCGTACGGACTCGCCCGACCCCTACCCGCTGCCCGGTACCGCCACCCTGCTCGGCAATGCCGCCGAGGGCTGCGAGGACGCCCCGCTCAAGGACGCCTTCCGGGCCTCCTGCAACACCGTCTTCGCGCGGCTGGGTGCCGGGATCGGGCTGCGGAAGATGGCCGGGATGGCCCGGCGGTTCGGCTTCAACAACACCGGGCTGCGCATTCCCTCACCGGTGGCGCCGAGCAACTTCGATAGCCGGATGGATACCTCGCAGGTCGCGCTGTCCGCCATCGGGCAGTACGACACCGCCGCCACGCCGCTCCAGATGGCGATGGTCTCGGCGACGGTCGCCAACGGGGGCCGGCTGGCGCCGCCGTCTCTCGTCGACAAGGTGACCGATGCCAGGGGCGTCATCCTCTCGGCCGGTCAGCCTCGGCCCACGCAGCAGGTGATCGGCCTGGTCACCGCGCAGCGGATCCAGGAGATGATGATCGACGTCGTCGCGCACGGCAGCGGGAAACGAGCCGCCATCAAGGGCGTCACGGTCGGCGGCAAGACCGGGACCGCGCAGCACGGGGTGCGCAACGAGGGGACGCCGTATGCCTGGTTCATCTCCTGGGCGAGAGAGAAGAACGGCTATGAGCCGGCGGTGGCGGTGGCGGTGGTGGTCGAGGACGCGGCCGCCGACCGCGCGGACATCAGCGGCGGGGGGAGCGCGGCGCCGATCGCGCGGGCGGTGATGGCGGAGGCGGTGCGCTGA
- a CDS encoding cytochrome P450 produces the protein MTTLRSRIIAWAGRMYLARTQKKGFDLSRMSFLPESVLMPLRRDGLNPVGDLAAVREREPVSKLPVPIAANVWLVTGYDEVKAVLGKANAFSSDFTNLVGKAGAGAEQNPGGLGFADPPVHTRLRRLLTPEFTMRRLGRLTPRIHEIVEERLDAMEKAGKNGDPVDIVHSFALPIPSLVICELLGVPYEDRADFERLSAARFDLFSGANASFGAISESLSYFRDIVKKQRENPGDGLLGMIVKEHGDSVTDEELAGLADGVLTGGFETTASMLALGALVLLQDPKHFAALHDGDDVVDRYVEELLRYLTVVQVAFPRFAREDLEIGGVQIASGDVVLCSLSGADRDGKLGPEMEQFDPTRNVPSHLAFGYGIHRCVGAELARMELRAAYPALVRRFPHMRLAAKPEDLEFRKLSIVYGIESLPVHLNP, from the coding sequence ATGACGACTCTCCGTTCCCGGATCATCGCCTGGGCCGGCCGTATGTATCTGGCGAGAACACAGAAGAAAGGCTTCGACCTGTCTCGAATGTCTTTCTTGCCCGAGTCCGTCCTGATGCCATTGCGGCGCGACGGCCTCAACCCTGTGGGCGATTTGGCGGCCGTCCGGGAGCGGGAGCCCGTCAGCAAGCTCCCCGTGCCGATAGCCGCCAACGTCTGGCTGGTCACCGGCTACGACGAGGTCAAGGCGGTGCTGGGAAAGGCCAATGCCTTCAGCTCGGACTTCACCAACCTCGTCGGCAAGGCCGGCGCCGGCGCCGAACAGAACCCCGGCGGACTCGGATTCGCCGACCCGCCCGTTCACACCCGTCTCCGCCGGCTCCTGACCCCCGAATTCACCATGCGGCGGCTCGGGCGGCTCACCCCCCGCATCCATGAGATCGTCGAGGAACGCCTCGACGCAATGGAAAAGGCGGGAAAGAACGGCGACCCAGTCGATATCGTCCACTCTTTCGCCCTCCCCATCCCCTCCCTCGTTATTTGCGAGCTCCTCGGCGTCCCCTACGAAGACCGCGCCGACTTCGAACGCCTCAGCGCCGCCCGTTTCGACCTTTTCAGCGGAGCGAACGCCTCTTTCGGCGCCATATCTGAATCCCTTTCCTATTTCCGGGACATCGTCAAGAAACAGCGCGAGAACCCGGGCGACGGCCTGCTCGGCATGATCGTCAAGGAACACGGCGACTCGGTCACCGACGAAGAGCTGGCCGGCCTCGCCGACGGCGTCCTCACCGGCGGCTTCGAGACCACCGCCAGCATGCTCGCGCTCGGCGCCCTGGTCCTCCTCCAGGACCCGAAGCACTTCGCGGCCCTCCATGACGGCGATGACGTCGTCGACCGCTATGTCGAGGAACTCCTCCGTTACTTGACCGTCGTACAGGTGGCCTTCCCGCGCTTCGCCCGCGAGGACCTGGAAATCGGCGGCGTTCAGATCGCCTCCGGAGATGTGGTGCTGTGCTCACTGAGCGGTGCGGACCGGGACGGCAAACTGGGCCCGGAAATGGAACAGTTCGACCCCACCCGCAACGTCCCCTCCCATCTCGCCTTCGGCTACGGAATTCACCGCTGCGTAGGCGCGGAACTGGCCCGTATGGAACTCCGCGCCGCCTACCCCGCCCTGGTACGCCGCTTCCCCCACATGCGCCTCGCCGCCAAACCCGAGGACCTCGAATTCCGCAAACTCTCCATCGTCTACGGAATCGAATCCCTCCCCGTCCACCTCAACCCCTGA
- a CDS encoding ferritin-like domain-containing protein, with product MSTRDLYVQDPGDPVWKVPATGAARFSWDYDDGRERLLALYQKGKDKQWDANLRIDWDLEVDPQNPLGTPDESMSLYGTKYWDKMTEKDRGELRQHYTSWQFSQFLHGEQGAMVCAARIVESVPDLDAKFYSATQTMDEARHAEIYSRFLHEKIGMLYPVNDNLQALLSDTLKDSRWDMPYLGMQVLIEGLALAAFGMIRDTTTKPLPKQILAYVMQDEARHVAFGRMALRDYYKQLTDAELREREEFVIEGCYLMRDRLRGLEVLENFGVPHDEAAEFTERSEFLHLFRKLLFSRIVPCVKDIGLWGERLQRAYVDMGVFEMGDSNLDLLMAQDEELAEQLDAERFEAEEKARTAEVAAAIEEGAES from the coding sequence GTGTCGACCCGAGATCTCTACGTACAGGACCCAGGCGACCCCGTGTGGAAGGTGCCCGCCACCGGTGCGGCCCGCTTCAGCTGGGACTACGACGACGGACGCGAACGGCTGCTCGCGCTCTACCAGAAGGGCAAGGACAAGCAGTGGGACGCCAATCTGCGGATCGACTGGGATCTGGAGGTGGATCCCCAGAATCCGCTCGGTACCCCGGATGAGTCGATGTCCCTGTATGGCACGAAGTACTGGGACAAAATGACGGAGAAGGACCGCGGCGAACTGCGTCAGCACTACACCTCCTGGCAGTTCAGCCAGTTTCTGCACGGCGAACAGGGCGCGATGGTGTGCGCCGCGCGGATCGTCGAATCCGTTCCGGACCTCGACGCGAAGTTCTACTCCGCCACCCAGACCATGGACGAGGCCCGGCACGCCGAGATATACAGCCGTTTCCTCCACGAGAAGATCGGGATGCTCTACCCGGTCAACGACAATCTCCAGGCGCTGCTGTCCGACACCCTCAAGGACTCGCGCTGGGACATGCCGTACCTCGGTATGCAGGTGCTCATCGAGGGCCTGGCGCTGGCCGCCTTCGGCATGATCCGCGACACCACCACCAAGCCGCTGCCCAAACAGATCCTCGCCTATGTCATGCAGGACGAGGCGCGCCATGTCGCCTTCGGCCGCATGGCGCTGCGCGACTACTACAAGCAGCTCACCGATGCCGAACTGCGCGAACGCGAGGAATTCGTCATCGAGGGCTGCTATTTGATGCGCGACCGTCTGCGCGGCCTGGAAGTCCTCGAAAACTTCGGCGTTCCGCATGACGAGGCCGCCGAATTCACCGAACGCTCCGAATTCCTGCATCTCTTCCGCAAGCTGCTCTTCAGCCGCATCGTGCCCTGTGTGAAGGACATCGGCCTGTGGGGCGAACGGCTCCAGCGCGCCTATGTGGACATGGGCGTCTTCGAGATGGGCGACTCCAACCTCGATCTGCTGATGGCCCAGGACGAGGAACTCGCCGAGCAGCTGGACGCGGAGCGCTTTGAGGCCGAGGAGAAGGCCCGCACGGCGGAGGTCGCGGCGGCCATCGAGGAGGGCGCGGAGAGCTGA
- a CDS encoding ABC transporter ATP-binding protein, with protein MIAALEGVGVRRHATGQLILDAVDWTVRAGEHWALLGANGAGKTTLLRLVGALMFPTVGTVEVLGHRLGSVDVRELRAVIGLVSGAQKVPQDATGHTVVLTGATGTVQPLWRKYGPQTRERAHELLTELDCKELADRPFGVCSGGQRARLLIARALMADPRLLLLDEPFNALDLPSREDLIDTLHQLAANRPELATVTVTHHLEELSPAVDRALLLRDGRVQARGPVDEVLTGERMTACFGRPIEVSRHEGRWLARSGRR; from the coding sequence GTGATCGCCGCCCTGGAGGGCGTCGGCGTCCGGCGCCACGCCACCGGGCAGCTCATCCTCGATGCCGTCGACTGGACCGTACGGGCCGGTGAGCACTGGGCGCTGCTCGGGGCGAACGGTGCGGGCAAGACCACCCTGCTGCGTCTCGTCGGCGCGCTGATGTTCCCCACCGTCGGCACCGTCGAGGTGCTCGGGCACCGCCTCGGCTCGGTGGACGTCCGCGAGCTGCGGGCCGTCATCGGGCTGGTCTCCGGCGCGCAGAAGGTGCCGCAGGACGCGACCGGCCACACGGTCGTGCTGACCGGCGCGACCGGCACGGTCCAGCCGCTGTGGCGCAAGTACGGTCCGCAGACCCGGGAGCGCGCCCACGAGCTGCTCACCGAGCTGGACTGCAAGGAGCTGGCGGACCGCCCGTTCGGGGTGTGTTCGGGCGGCCAGCGGGCCAGGCTCCTGATCGCCCGTGCGCTGATGGCCGATCCCCGGCTGCTGCTGCTCGACGAACCTTTCAACGCGCTCGATCTTCCCTCCCGTGAGGACCTGATCGACACACTGCACCAACTGGCCGCGAACCGCCCCGAGTTGGCGACCGTCACGGTCACCCACCACCTGGAGGAGCTGTCCCCGGCCGTCGACCGCGCCCTGCTGCTGCGCGACGGCCGGGTGCAGGCCCGCGGCCCGGTGGACGAGGTGCTGACCGGTGAGCGGATGACGGCCTGCTTCGGCCGTCCGATCGAGGTGTCCCGGCACGAGGGTCGTTGGCTGGCACGGTCGGGCAGGCGCTGA
- a CDS encoding TetR/AcrR family transcriptional regulator, which yields MNGSGTAPAVPRPAYRRLSVEQRRSQLLTAALDLFAQRAPEDVSLDDVALAAGVSRPLVYRYFPGGKQQLYEAALRSAADILERCFAEPDTGPLTQRLSRALDRYLAFVDEHDAGFSALLQGGSVVETTRTTAIVDEVRRAAADQILRHLGEPEPGLRLRMTVRMWITAVEAASLIWLDEDKQPALDELRNWLVDHFIALLTATAAGDPQTARVTRAALKLETSDGPAGDLARRALPVVSGAAHLL from the coding sequence ATGAACGGCAGCGGCACCGCCCCAGCAGTACCCCGACCCGCCTACCGCAGGCTGAGCGTGGAGCAGCGCCGCAGCCAATTGCTCACCGCGGCACTGGACCTGTTCGCCCAGCGCGCGCCCGAGGACGTCTCCCTGGACGATGTCGCGCTGGCCGCCGGGGTCTCCCGGCCGCTGGTCTACCGCTACTTCCCCGGTGGCAAGCAGCAGTTGTACGAGGCCGCGCTGCGCAGCGCCGCCGACATCCTGGAGCGCTGCTTCGCCGAGCCGGACACCGGGCCGCTCACCCAGCGGCTGTCCCGCGCGCTGGACCGCTACTTGGCGTTCGTCGATGAGCACGACGCCGGGTTCAGCGCGCTGCTCCAGGGCGGCAGCGTCGTGGAGACCACCCGTACGACCGCGATCGTCGACGAGGTACGGCGGGCCGCGGCCGACCAGATCCTGCGGCACCTGGGCGAACCGGAGCCGGGCCTGCGGCTGCGGATGACCGTCCGGATGTGGATCACCGCCGTCGAGGCCGCCTCGCTGATCTGGCTCGACGAGGACAAGCAGCCCGCCCTCGACGAGCTGCGCAACTGGCTGGTCGACCACTTCATCGCGCTGCTCACCGCGACCGCGGCCGGCGACCCGCAGACCGCCCGGGTGACCCGGGCGGCGCTCAAGCTGGAGACGTCGGACGGCCCGGCCGGGGACCTGGCCCGCCGGGCCCTGCCCGTCGTGAGCGGCGCCGCCCATCTGCTGTGA
- a CDS encoding styrene monooxygenase/indole monooxygenase family protein, with product MRKILIVGAGQSGLQLALGLQSQGYEVTLMSNRTADEIRGGRVMSTQCMFHTALQHERDLQINFWESQAPRIEGLGVSVAAPGSHESPEGSQRAIDWVGMLDGYAQSVDQRVKMAGWMETFAQRGGQLVIHGAAVSDLDFFASRYDLTLVSAGKGELVSMFGRDASRSPYDAPQRALAVAYVHGLGPRPEHPDFDAVRCNLVPGVGELFVMPTYTNSGRADILFWEGIPGGPLDVFQGVKDPAEHLAVTLELMKKFLPWEYDRATKAELTDANATLAGRYAPTVRRPVGRLPSGGLVLGVADVVVANDPITGQGSNSASKCAASYLASIVERGDQPFDEDWMHTAFERYWGTAQHVTKWTNAMLAPPPEHILNLIGAAGQLQPVADRFANGFNDPSDFENFFYEPEKTNAYLGSLMS from the coding sequence ATGCGGAAAATACTCATCGTCGGAGCCGGGCAGTCCGGTCTCCAGCTCGCCCTGGGGCTCCAGTCGCAGGGCTATGAGGTCACCCTCATGTCCAACCGCACCGCCGACGAGATCCGTGGCGGCCGGGTCATGTCGACGCAGTGCATGTTCCACACCGCGCTCCAGCACGAGCGCGATCTCCAGATCAACTTCTGGGAGAGCCAGGCCCCGCGCATCGAGGGCCTCGGCGTCTCGGTCGCCGCGCCCGGCAGCCACGAGTCGCCGGAGGGCTCCCAGCGAGCCATCGACTGGGTGGGCATGCTCGACGGCTACGCCCAGTCCGTCGACCAGCGGGTGAAGATGGCCGGCTGGATGGAGACCTTCGCACAGCGCGGCGGCCAGCTCGTCATCCATGGCGCGGCCGTCTCCGACCTGGACTTCTTCGCGAGCCGCTACGACCTGACGCTGGTCTCGGCCGGCAAGGGCGAGCTGGTGTCCATGTTCGGCCGGGACGCCTCCCGCTCCCCGTACGACGCCCCGCAGCGCGCGCTGGCCGTCGCCTACGTCCACGGTCTGGGCCCGCGCCCCGAGCACCCCGACTTCGACGCGGTGCGCTGCAACCTGGTGCCCGGCGTCGGCGAGCTGTTCGTCATGCCGACGTACACCAACTCCGGCCGCGCCGACATCCTCTTCTGGGAGGGCATACCCGGCGGCCCGCTGGATGTGTTCCAGGGCGTGAAGGACCCCGCCGAGCACCTCGCCGTGACGCTGGAACTGATGAAGAAGTTCCTGCCCTGGGAGTACGACCGCGCCACCAAGGCCGAACTGACCGACGCCAACGCCACGCTGGCCGGCCGCTACGCCCCCACCGTGCGCCGCCCCGTCGGCCGGCTGCCCTCCGGCGGTCTGGTGCTCGGCGTCGCGGACGTCGTGGTCGCCAACGACCCGATCACCGGCCAGGGCTCCAACTCGGCCTCCAAGTGCGCCGCCTCCTACCTCGCCTCCATCGTGGAGCGCGGCGACCAGCCCTTCGACGAGGACTGGATGCACACCGCCTTCGAGCGGTACTGGGGCACCGCCCAGCACGTCACCAAGTGGACGAACGCGATGCTGGCGCCGCCGCCGGAGCACATCCTCAACCTCATCGGCGCGGCCGGGCAGCTGCAGCCGGTGGCGGACCGTTTCGCCAATGGCTTCAACGATCCGTCCGACTTCGAGAACTTCTTCTACGAGCCGGAGAAGACGAATGCGTACCTGGGGTCGTTGATGAGCTGA
- a CDS encoding FtsW/RodA/SpoVE family cell cycle protein, with amino-acid sequence MARAAAARPADSPPPLPLLPKRRGIELALLVGAVLISVCGYLVVGLARGHALPGGAVRYGAGLAGLALLAHLAVRFRAPYADPLLLPTAVLLNGIGLVLIFRLDLDTPADHAAPTQLMWSTVGVGLFITVVVLLRDHRMLQRYAYLCAALALLLMAAPILFPAINGAKIWIRIAGFSIQPGEFAKVLITVFFAAYLAANRSALAHTGRRMGRLRLPTGRVLGPIVAIWLISVAVLVLERDLGTSLLFFGIFVVLLYVATGRTGWIAVGLILAGVGAAAVGTLEPHVHSRVEDWQHPFAGIAAGKGPGQLAQSLFAFAAGGMLGTGLGQGHSYLIGFAMKSDFILATFGEELGLAGLTALFLLYALLVARGYRAALGLRDPFGSLLAVGLAALPALQVFVIAGGVTGLIPLTGMAMPFLAQGGSSVVTNWIIIALLLRISDRARTPGRVAGSAPGSGSGRATGSPAGNASGNGLGHGSGSRSGAGAGLSSGGPPGSSAGTHVAQEAGSDARFAAGSWVVGFLKPTRSQGQGRDRSQGEAPPPASDDAPSPEAGR; translated from the coding sequence ATGGCGAGGGCGGCGGCCGCGCGCCCGGCGGACAGTCCTCCCCCGTTGCCGCTGCTGCCCAAGCGGCGGGGCATCGAACTGGCCCTCCTCGTGGGCGCGGTCCTGATCAGCGTCTGCGGATATCTCGTCGTGGGGCTGGCCCGGGGGCATGCGCTGCCGGGCGGCGCGGTCCGGTACGGCGCCGGGCTCGCCGGGCTCGCGCTGCTCGCGCATCTCGCCGTCCGCTTCCGCGCCCCGTATGCCGATCCGCTGCTGCTGCCCACCGCCGTACTGCTCAACGGGATCGGGCTGGTGCTGATCTTCCGGCTCGATCTGGACACCCCGGCCGACCATGCCGCGCCCACCCAGCTGATGTGGTCGACGGTCGGCGTCGGGCTCTTCATCACGGTGGTGGTGCTGTTGCGCGACCACCGCATGCTCCAGCGCTACGCCTATCTCTGCGCGGCGCTCGCGCTGTTGCTCATGGCCGCGCCGATTCTGTTCCCCGCCATCAACGGGGCGAAGATCTGGATCCGTATCGCCGGATTTTCCATTCAGCCGGGCGAGTTCGCCAAGGTTTTGATCACCGTCTTCTTCGCGGCCTACCTTGCCGCCAACCGCAGCGCGCTGGCCCACACGGGTCGCCGGATGGGGCGGCTGCGGCTCCCCACCGGGCGGGTGCTCGGACCGATCGTCGCGATCTGGCTGATCAGCGTCGCGGTGCTGGTTCTGGAGCGTGATCTGGGGACCTCGCTGCTGTTTTTCGGGATCTTTGTCGTGCTGTTGTACGTGGCCACCGGGCGGACGGGATGGATCGCGGTCGGGCTGATCCTGGCCGGCGTCGGGGCGGCCGCCGTCGGCACGCTGGAGCCGCATGTGCACAGCCGGGTCGAGGACTGGCAGCATCCGTTCGCCGGTATCGCGGCGGGCAAGGGGCCCGGTCAGCTCGCCCAGTCGCTGTTCGCGTTCGCGGCCGGCGGGATGCTCGGCACCGGCCTCGGCCAGGGCCACTCGTATCTGATCGGCTTCGCCATGAAGTCCGACTTCATCCTGGCGACCTTCGGCGAGGAACTCGGACTGGCCGGGCTGACCGCGCTGTTTCTGCTGTACGCGCTGCTGGTGGCGCGCGGCTACCGGGCCGCGCTCGGACTGCGGGATCCGTTCGGCAGCCTGCTGGCCGTGGGGCTGGCGGCGCTGCCCGCCCTTCAGGTCTTCGTCATCGCGGGCGGGGTGACGGGGCTGATTCCGCTGACGGGGATGGCGATGCCGTTTCTGGCGCAGGGCGGGTCGTCCGTCGTCACGAACTGGATCATCATCGCGCTGCTGCTGCGGATCAGCGATCGGGCGCGGACGCCAGGACGGGTGGCGGGGAGCGCTCCGGGGAGCGGTAGCGGGCGCGCCACGGGGAGCCCTGCGGGAAATGCTTCCGGGAACGGTCTGGGGCACGGTTCAGGAAGTCGCAGCGGGGCAGGGGCGGGCCTCTCGTCGGGCGGGCCCCCGGGGAGCTCGGCCGGGACTCATGTGGCGCAGGAGGCGGGAAGTGACGCGAGGTTCGCGGCGGGGAGCTGGGTGGTGGGGTTTCTGAAGCCGACGCGGTCCCAGGGGCAGGGCCGGGACCGGTCGCAAGGCGAGGCCCCGCCCCCCGCCTCCGATGACGCCCCGTCCCCGGAGGCCGGCCGTTGA
- a CDS encoding AurF N-oxygenase family protein, translating to MTSAPTAMTETDTDVLRDALGVLKDREQVAERLLDSSAKHSFDPDTELDWDAPLEEGKWFWPPELLSLYDTPLWRKMSVEQRQDLARHEAAALASLGIWFEIILMQLLVRHIYDKPVTSAHVRYALTEIADECRHSQMFARMIQKGGAPAYPVSRLHHNLARVLKTVSTTPGSFACTLLGEEILDWMQRLTFPDERVQSIVRGVTRIHVVEEARHVRYAREELRRQMVTAPRWERELTRISSGEAARVFSLAFVNPAVYDRVGLDRREAVAQVKASGHRREVMQSGARRLTDFLDEIGVLRGVGRRLWRSSGLLA from the coding sequence ATGACGAGCGCGCCCACCGCCATGACCGAGACGGACACCGACGTGCTGCGGGACGCCCTCGGTGTGCTCAAGGACCGGGAGCAGGTCGCCGAGCGACTGCTCGACTCCTCCGCCAAGCACTCCTTCGACCCGGATACCGAGCTCGACTGGGACGCGCCCCTCGAAGAGGGCAAGTGGTTCTGGCCGCCGGAGCTGCTCTCGCTCTACGACACCCCGCTGTGGCGGAAGATGTCGGTGGAGCAGCGGCAGGACCTCGCCCGCCACGAGGCCGCCGCACTCGCCTCGCTGGGCATCTGGTTCGAGATCATCCTGATGCAGCTGCTCGTACGGCATATCTACGACAAGCCGGTGACCAGCGCGCATGTCCGCTACGCGCTCACCGAGATCGCCGATGAGTGCCGGCACTCCCAGATGTTCGCGCGCATGATCCAGAAGGGCGGCGCACCCGCGTACCCGGTCTCCCGGCTGCACCACAACCTCGCCCGCGTGCTCAAGACGGTCTCCACCACCCCGGGGTCGTTCGCCTGCACCCTGCTCGGCGAGGAGATTCTGGACTGGATGCAGCGGCTGACCTTCCCGGACGAGCGGGTGCAGAGCATTGTGCGCGGCGTGACCCGTATCCATGTCGTCGAGGAGGCCCGGCATGTGCGCTATGCCCGTGAGGAGCTGCGCCGCCAGATGGTCACCGCGCCGCGCTGGGAGCGGGAGTTGACCCGGATCAGCTCCGGCGAGGCGGCCCGGGTGTTCTCCCTCGCCTTCGTCAATCCGGCGGTCTACGACCGGGTCGGCCTGGACAGGCGGGAGGCCGTCGCCCAGGTCAAGGCCAGCGGCCACCGCCGCGAGGTGATGCAGTCCGGTGCCCGGCGGCTGACCGACTTCCTGGACGAGATCGGCGTACTGCGCGGTGTGGGCCGCAGGTTGTGGCGCAGCTCGGGTCTGCTGGCCTGA
- a CDS encoding alpha/beta fold hydrolase — protein sequence MTADIPAPTPGAAFRAAYEQAMALWPVPVERLDLPSEFGSTRVTVCGPADGPPLVLLHGGGTTSAVWYALAPVLARTHRVHAVDQMGGPGLSAHTGRPLRRPEDLLDWLEGVFRGLGLTSAALLGHSYGGWLALSYAVQAPRDRVSQLVLLDPTQCFAGFRPSYLLRALPLFLRPGERSTRRFLEWETRGAPPAPELVRLMGLGAVDFRSAKVVTGPRPDLTRAAGAAVPTQVLLAGHSRTHDPRRVAARAERTLAGVRIATLAGATHHSLPYADADELGREVLGFLHTGLPGGTG from the coding sequence ATGACAGCGGACATCCCTGCGCCCACCCCCGGCGCAGCCTTTCGCGCGGCCTATGAGCAGGCCATGGCGCTGTGGCCGGTACCGGTGGAACGGCTCGATCTGCCGTCGGAGTTCGGCAGCACCCGGGTCACCGTCTGCGGCCCGGCCGACGGCCCGCCGCTGGTGCTGCTGCACGGCGGCGGCACCACCTCGGCCGTCTGGTACGCCCTCGCTCCGGTGCTCGCCCGTACGCACCGGGTCCACGCCGTGGACCAGATGGGCGGGCCGGGGCTCAGCGCGCACACCGGGCGCCCGCTGCGACGGCCGGAGGATCTGCTGGACTGGCTCGAAGGCGTGTTCCGCGGGCTGGGGCTGACCTCGGCGGCGCTGCTCGGGCACTCGTACGGCGGCTGGCTCGCGCTGAGCTACGCCGTGCAGGCGCCCAGGGACCGGGTGAGCCAATTGGTGCTGCTCGATCCGACCCAGTGCTTCGCGGGTTTCCGGCCGTCGTATCTGCTGCGGGCGCTGCCGCTGTTCCTACGGCCCGGGGAGCGGAGCACCCGGCGGTTCCTGGAGTGGGAGACCCGGGGTGCGCCGCCGGCGCCCGAGCTGGTGCGGCTGATGGGCCTGGGCGCCGTCGACTTCCGTTCCGCGAAGGTGGTCACGGGGCCGCGGCCGGACCTCACCCGGGCGGCCGGAGCGGCCGTGCCGACCCAGGTGCTGCTGGCCGGGCACAGCCGGACGCACGATCCGCGGAGGGTCGCGGCACGGGCCGAACGGACCCTGGCCGGCGTACGGATCGCGACGCTGGCGGGGGCCACGCACCACTCCCTGCCGTACGCGGACGCCGACGAGCTCGGCCGCGAGGTGCTCGGCTTCCTGCACACCGGGCTTCCCGGCGGGACGGGCTGA